The Lachnospiraceae bacterium oral taxon 500 genome window below encodes:
- a CDS encoding cytidine deaminase, with protein MKRQDYISWDEYFMGIAILSSMRSKDNRTQVGTCIVSPDNKILSVGYNGMPTGVKDDDMPWEYEGDALHTKYYYVCHAELNAILNHSGISLNGAKLYTTLFPCNECTKAIIQAGIKEVFYQDDKYADTDSVIAAKKMMDMVGVCYHALPRTGKVLTLEV; from the coding sequence TTGAAACGACAGGATTATATTTCTTGGGATGAATATTTTATGGGGATTGCTATTTTATCCTCCATGCGCAGCAAGGATAACCGGACGCAGGTCGGAACCTGTATCGTCAGCCCCGACAATAAGATTCTTTCCGTGGGTTATAACGGTATGCCGACGGGAGTTAAGGATGACGACATGCCGTGGGAGTACGAAGGCGATGCGCTGCATACCAAGTATTATTATGTTTGCCACGCGGAGTTAAATGCTATCCTCAATCATTCCGGGATTAGTCTAAACGGAGCCAAGCTGTACACGACTTTATTTCCCTGCAACGAATGTACCAAAGCTATCATTCAGGCCGGAATCAAGGAAGTGTTTTATCAGGATGATAAGTACGCCGATACCGATTCGGTGATTGCGGCCAAAAAGATGATGGATATGGTCGGGGTTTGCTATCATGCGCTGCCAAGGACCGGCAAGGTCTTGACGCTTGAAGTATAA